The following proteins are encoded in a genomic region of Molothrus aeneus isolate 106 chromosome 14, BPBGC_Maene_1.0, whole genome shotgun sequence:
- the STAG2 gene encoding cohesin subunit SA-2 isoform X2, with protein MIAAPEIPTDFTLLQESETHFSSDTDFEDIEGKNQKQGKGKTCKKGKKGPAEKGKSGNGGGKPGGPNRMNGHHQQNGVENMMLFEVVKMGKSAMQSVVDDWIESYKHDRDIALLDLINFFIQCSGCKGVVTAEMFRHMQNSEIIRKMTEEFDEDSGDYPLTMAGPQWKKFKSSFCEFIGVLVRQCQYSIIYDEYMMDTVISLLTGLSDSQVRAFRHTSTLAAMKLMTALVNVALNLSINMDNTQRQYEAERNKIIGKRANDRLELLLQKRKELQENQDEIENMMNAIFKGVFVHRYRDAIAEIRAICIEEIGIWMKMYSDAFLNDSYLKYVGWTMHDKQGEVRLKCLTALQGLYYNKELNSKLELFTSRFKDRIVSMTLDKEYDVAVQAIKLLTLVLQSSEEVLTAEDCENVYHLVYSAHRPVAVAAGEFLYKKLFSRRDAEDDGILKRRGRQSPNANLVKTLVFFFLESELHEHAAYLVDSMWDCATDLLKDWECMNSLLLEEPLNGEEPLTDRQESALIEIMLCTIRQAAECHPPVGRGTGKRVLTAKEKKTQLDDRTKITELFAVALPQLLAKYSVDAEKVTNLLQLPQYFDLEIYTTGRLEKHLDALLRQIRDIVEKHTDIDVLEACSKTYHALCNEEFTIFNRVDIARSQLIDELADKFNRLLEDFLQEGEEPDEDDAYQVLSTLKRITAFHNAHDLSRWDLFGCNYKLLKTGIENGDMPEQIVIHALQCTHYVILWQLAKVTESSSTKEDLLRLKKQMRVFCQICQHYLTNVNTAVKEQAFTILCDVLMIFSHQIMTGGRDMLEPLVYTPDSSLQSELLSFILDHVFIDQDDDNNSADGQQDDEASKIEALHKRRNLLAAFCKLIVYTVVEMNTAADIFKQYMKYYNDYGDIIKETMSKTRQIDKIQCAKTLILSLQQLFNEMIQENGYNFDRSSPTFSGIKELARRFALTFGLDQLKTREAIAMLHKDGIEFAFKEPNPQGESHPPLNLAFLDILSEFSSKLLRQDKRTVYVYLEKFMTFQMSLRREDVWLPLMSYRNSLLAGGDDDTMSVISGISSRGSTVRNKKTKPATGKRKVPEAEESSSSDSMWLNREQSMHTPVMMQTPQLTSTIMREPKRLRPDENYMGVYPMQPEHHQPPLDYKQQEEAARQQQERAAMNYVKLRSNLQHAIRRGTSLMEDDEEPIVEDVMMSSEGRIEDLNEGMDFDTMDIDLPPSKNRRERTELKPDFFDPASIMDESVLGVSMF; from the exons ATGATAGCAGCTCCAGAAATACCAACTGATTTTACTCTCCTTCA GGAGTCTGAAACACACTTCTCTTCAGATACAGACTTTGAGGatattgaaggaaaaaaccaaaaacaaggCAAAGGCAAA acctgtaaaaaaggaaaaaaaggaccagcagagaagggaaaaagtgGAAACGGAGGAGGGAAACCCGGTGGTCCGAATCGGATGAATGGACATCACCAACAGAATGGTGTGGAAAACATGATGCTCTTTGAAGTAGTTAAAATGGGCAAGAGTGCTATGCAG tctgTAGTGGATGACTGGATAGAGTCATACAAACATGACCGAGATATAGCACTTCTTGATCTCATTAACTTCTTTATTCAGTGTTCAGGCTGCAAAG GAGTTGTTACAGCAGAGATGTTCCGACATATGCAGAATTCTGAAATTATCCGAAAAATGACTGAAGAATTTGATGAG GATAGTGGAGATTATCCACTAACTATGGCTGGCCCCCAGTGGAAAAAGTTCAAATCCAGTTTTTGTGAGTTCATTGGAGTGCTCGTCCGACAGTGTCAGTATAGCATCATCTATGATGAGTACATGATGGACACTGTCATTtccctgctcacagggctgTCAGACTCACAAGTCAGAGCCTTTCGGCACACTAGCACACTGGCAG CCATGAAACTGATGACTGCTTTAGTGAATGTGGCATTAAATCTAAGTATTAACATGGACAACACACAGCGGCAGTATGAAGCAGAACGGAATAAAATAATTGGGAAACGAGCTAATGATAGGCTGGAACTCTTACtacagaagagaaaggag CTTCAAGAAAATCAGGATGAAATAGAAAACATGATGAATGCAATATTTAAGGGTGTTTTTGTGCATAGATATCG AGATGCAATTGCTGAAATAAGAGCCATCTGCATTGAGGAGATTGGAATATGGATGAAAATGTACAGTGATGCCTTCCTCAATGACAGCTACTTAAAATATGTGGGGTGGACTATGCATGACAAG caagGAGAAGTAAGACTCAAATGCCTAACTGCTTTGCAAGGGCTTTACTATAATAAGGAGCTTAATTCCAAATTGGAACTCTTCACCAGTCGGTTCAAG GATAGAATTGTGTCTATGACTCTTGACAAAGAATATGATGTTGCAGTCCAAGCAATAAAATTACTCACTCTTGTTTTACA GAGTAGTGAAGAAGTTCTGACTGCAGAAGACTGTGAAAATGTCTACCACCTGGTTTATTCAGCTCATCGGCCAGTGGCAGTTGCCGCAGGGgaatttctttataaaaa acTTTTCAGCCGCAGAGATGCTGAAGATGATGGAATACTGAAAAGGAGGGGAAGACAAAGTCCAAATGCTAATCTTGTGAAGACattagtgtttttctttttggaaagtgAA TTGCATGAACATGCTGCTTATCTTGTGGACAGCATGTGGGACTGTGCAACAGACCTCTTGAAGGACTGGGAATGTATGAACAGTCTTCTGCTGGAGGAGCCTCTCAATGGAGAAGAAC CTTTAacagacaggcaggaaagcGCTCTGATTGAAATCATGCTTTGTACAATTCGGCAAGCGGCTGAATGTCATCCTCCGGTGGGAAGAGGAACGGGGAAAAGG GTGCtgacagcaaaggaaaagaaaacccagtTGGATGACAGGACAAAAATTACTGAGCTTTTTGCAGTGGCACTTCCTCAGTTGCTAGCAAAG TATTCTGTAGATGCAGAAAAAGTCACCAACTTACTGCAGTTGCCACAATACTTTGATTTGGAAATTTATACAACGGGGCGATTAGAAAAG CATTTGGATGCCTTACTGCGACAAATTCGGGACATTGTGGAGAAGCACACAGATATAGATGTTTTGGAAGCCTGTTCAAAAACCTACCATGCTCTCTGTAATGAAGAATTCACAATCTTTAACAGGGTTGACATTGCAAGAAGTCAGTTAATAGATGAATTGGCAGACAAGTTTAATCGACTGCTTGAGGACTTCCTGCAAGAG GGGGAGGAACCTGATGAAGATGATGCATATCAAGTTTTGTCAACGCTGAAGAGAATCACTGCTTTTCACAA TGCTCATGACCTATCAAGATGGGACTTGTTTGGCTGCAACTACAAGCTATTGAAAACTGGCATTGAAAATGGAGACATGCCAGAACAG ATTGTTATTCATGCACTGCAGTGTACTCATTATGTAATCCTTTGGCAGCTAGCAAAAGTTACTGAAAGCAGTTCCACAAAG gaGGATCTTCTACGTCTAAAGAAGCAGATGAGAGTGTTCTGTCAAATCTGTCAACACTACCTGACCAATGTAAATACTGCTGTTAAGGAACAG GCTTTCACAATTCTGTGTGATGTGTTGATGATCTTCAGCCATCAGATTATGACAGGAGGACGTGACATGTTGGAGCCACTTGTTTACACTCCTGATTCTTCCTTGCAATCTGAACTActcagttttattttagatCATGTCTTCATTGATCaggatgatgataataatagtGCGG ATGGACAGCAGGATGATGAAGCCAGCAAAATTGAAGCATTGCACAAAAGAAGAAACCTGCTTGCAGCTTTCTGTAAGCTTATTGTGTATACTGTGGTGGAAATGAACACAGCCGCGGACATTTTCAAGCAATATATGAAG tATTACAATGACTATGGTGATATTATTAAAGAAACAATGAGTAAAACAAGACAGATAGACAAAATCCAGTGTGCTAAAACACTTATTCTTAGTTTGCAGCAG CTCTTCAATGAAATGATTCAAGAAAATGGTTATAATTTTGACAGATCATCACCAACATTCAGTGGCATAAAGGAACTTGCTCGACGTTTTGCTTTAACATTTGGATTGGATCAGTTGAAAACAAGAGAAGCTATTGCTATGTTACACAA GGATGGCATAGAATTTGCTTTTAAGGAGCCTAATCCACAAGGTGAGAGCCACCCACCATTAAATTTGGCATTTCTTGACATTCTCAGTGAGTTCTCCTCGAAACTTCTCAGACAAGACAAAAGAACAGt GTATGTTTACTTGGAGAAGTTCATGACCTTTCAGATGTCTCTACGAAGAGAAGATGTGTGGCTTCCTCTCATGTCCTACCGGAACTCGTTATTAGCCGGTGGGGATGATGACACCATGTCAGTGATTAGTGGAATCAGCAGTCGAGGATCTACAGTAAGAAATAAGAAGACAAAGCCAGCAACAGGCAAGCGGAAAGTACCCGAAG CTGAAGAAAGCAGCAGTAGTGACAGTATGTGGCTGAACAGGGAGCAGTCAATGCACACACCAGTGATGATGCAGACACCTCAGCTCACCTCCACGATAATGAGGGAGCCCAAGAGATTGCGACCCGACGAGAACTACATGGGTGTCTATCCTATGCAGCCCGAGCACCACCAACCGCCGCTCGACTACAA GCAACAGGAAGAAGCCGCGCGACAACAACAGGAGAGGGCAGCGATGAACTACGTCAAGCTGAGAAGCAACTTGCAACACGCCAT tcGACGTGGCACAAGTCTAATGGAAGATGATGAAGAGCCAATTGTTGAAGATGTGATGATGTCATCAGAAGGGCGGATTGAAGATCTTAATGAAGGCATGGATTTTGACACCATGGACATAGACCTA CCACCATCAAAGAACAGGAGAGAACGAACGGAGCTAAAACCAGATTTCTTTGACCCTGCTTCAATCATGGATGAATCG gttCTTGGGGTGTCAATGTTTTAA
- the STAG2 gene encoding cohesin subunit SA-2 isoform X1: MIAAPEIPTDFTLLQESETHFSSDTDFEDIEGKNQKQGKGKTCKKGKKGPAEKGKSGNGGGKPGGPNRMNGHHQQNGVENMMLFEVVKMGKSAMQSVVDDWIESYKHDRDIALLDLINFFIQCSGCKGVVTAEMFRHMQNSEIIRKMTEEFDEDSGDYPLTMAGPQWKKFKSSFCEFIGVLVRQCQYSIIYDEYMMDTVISLLTGLSDSQVRAFRHTSTLAAMKLMTALVNVALNLSINMDNTQRQYEAERNKIIGKRANDRLELLLQKRKELQENQDEIENMMNAIFKGVFVHRYRDAIAEIRAICIEEIGIWMKMYSDAFLNDSYLKYVGWTMHDKQGEVRLKCLTALQGLYYNKELNSKLELFTSRFKDRIVSMTLDKEYDVAVQAIKLLTLVLQSSEEVLTAEDCENVYHLVYSAHRPVAVAAGEFLYKKLFSRRDAEDDGILKRRGRQSPNANLVKTLVFFFLESELHEHAAYLVDSMWDCATDLLKDWECMNSLLLEEPLNGEEPLTDRQESALIEIMLCTIRQAAECHPPVGRGTGKRVLTAKEKKTQLDDRTKITELFAVALPQLLAKYSVDAEKVTNLLQLPQYFDLEIYTTGRLEKHLDALLRQIRDIVEKHTDIDVLEACSKTYHALCNEEFTIFNRVDIARSQLIDELADKFNRLLEDFLQEGEEPDEDDAYQVLSTLKRITAFHNAHDLSRWDLFGCNYKLLKTGIENGDMPEQIVIHALQCTHYVILWQLAKVTESSSTKEDLLRLKKQMRVFCQICQHYLTNVNTAVKEQAFTILCDVLMIFSHQIMTGGRDMLEPLVYTPDSSLQSELLSFILDHVFIDQDDDNNSADGQQDDEASKIEALHKRRNLLAAFCKLIVYTVVEMNTAADIFKQYMKYYNDYGDIIKETMSKTRQIDKIQCAKTLILSLQQLFNEMIQENGYNFDRSSPTFSGIKELARRFALTFGLDQLKTREAIAMLHKDGIEFAFKEPNPQGESHPPLNLAFLDILSEFSSKLLRQDKRTVYVYLEKFMTFQMSLRREDVWLPLMSYRNSLLAGGDDDTMSVISGISSRGSTVRNKKTKPATGKRKVPEAEESSSSDSMWLNREQSMHTPVMMQTPQLTSTIMREPKRLRPDENYMGVYPMQPEHHQPPLDYNTQVTWMLAQRQQEEAARQQQERAAMNYVKLRSNLQHAIRRGTSLMEDDEEPIVEDVMMSSEGRIEDLNEGMDFDTMDIDLPPSKNRRERTELKPDFFDPASIMDESVLGVSMF, from the exons ATGATAGCAGCTCCAGAAATACCAACTGATTTTACTCTCCTTCA GGAGTCTGAAACACACTTCTCTTCAGATACAGACTTTGAGGatattgaaggaaaaaaccaaaaacaaggCAAAGGCAAA acctgtaaaaaaggaaaaaaaggaccagcagagaagggaaaaagtgGAAACGGAGGAGGGAAACCCGGTGGTCCGAATCGGATGAATGGACATCACCAACAGAATGGTGTGGAAAACATGATGCTCTTTGAAGTAGTTAAAATGGGCAAGAGTGCTATGCAG tctgTAGTGGATGACTGGATAGAGTCATACAAACATGACCGAGATATAGCACTTCTTGATCTCATTAACTTCTTTATTCAGTGTTCAGGCTGCAAAG GAGTTGTTACAGCAGAGATGTTCCGACATATGCAGAATTCTGAAATTATCCGAAAAATGACTGAAGAATTTGATGAG GATAGTGGAGATTATCCACTAACTATGGCTGGCCCCCAGTGGAAAAAGTTCAAATCCAGTTTTTGTGAGTTCATTGGAGTGCTCGTCCGACAGTGTCAGTATAGCATCATCTATGATGAGTACATGATGGACACTGTCATTtccctgctcacagggctgTCAGACTCACAAGTCAGAGCCTTTCGGCACACTAGCACACTGGCAG CCATGAAACTGATGACTGCTTTAGTGAATGTGGCATTAAATCTAAGTATTAACATGGACAACACACAGCGGCAGTATGAAGCAGAACGGAATAAAATAATTGGGAAACGAGCTAATGATAGGCTGGAACTCTTACtacagaagagaaaggag CTTCAAGAAAATCAGGATGAAATAGAAAACATGATGAATGCAATATTTAAGGGTGTTTTTGTGCATAGATATCG AGATGCAATTGCTGAAATAAGAGCCATCTGCATTGAGGAGATTGGAATATGGATGAAAATGTACAGTGATGCCTTCCTCAATGACAGCTACTTAAAATATGTGGGGTGGACTATGCATGACAAG caagGAGAAGTAAGACTCAAATGCCTAACTGCTTTGCAAGGGCTTTACTATAATAAGGAGCTTAATTCCAAATTGGAACTCTTCACCAGTCGGTTCAAG GATAGAATTGTGTCTATGACTCTTGACAAAGAATATGATGTTGCAGTCCAAGCAATAAAATTACTCACTCTTGTTTTACA GAGTAGTGAAGAAGTTCTGACTGCAGAAGACTGTGAAAATGTCTACCACCTGGTTTATTCAGCTCATCGGCCAGTGGCAGTTGCCGCAGGGgaatttctttataaaaa acTTTTCAGCCGCAGAGATGCTGAAGATGATGGAATACTGAAAAGGAGGGGAAGACAAAGTCCAAATGCTAATCTTGTGAAGACattagtgtttttctttttggaaagtgAA TTGCATGAACATGCTGCTTATCTTGTGGACAGCATGTGGGACTGTGCAACAGACCTCTTGAAGGACTGGGAATGTATGAACAGTCTTCTGCTGGAGGAGCCTCTCAATGGAGAAGAAC CTTTAacagacaggcaggaaagcGCTCTGATTGAAATCATGCTTTGTACAATTCGGCAAGCGGCTGAATGTCATCCTCCGGTGGGAAGAGGAACGGGGAAAAGG GTGCtgacagcaaaggaaaagaaaacccagtTGGATGACAGGACAAAAATTACTGAGCTTTTTGCAGTGGCACTTCCTCAGTTGCTAGCAAAG TATTCTGTAGATGCAGAAAAAGTCACCAACTTACTGCAGTTGCCACAATACTTTGATTTGGAAATTTATACAACGGGGCGATTAGAAAAG CATTTGGATGCCTTACTGCGACAAATTCGGGACATTGTGGAGAAGCACACAGATATAGATGTTTTGGAAGCCTGTTCAAAAACCTACCATGCTCTCTGTAATGAAGAATTCACAATCTTTAACAGGGTTGACATTGCAAGAAGTCAGTTAATAGATGAATTGGCAGACAAGTTTAATCGACTGCTTGAGGACTTCCTGCAAGAG GGGGAGGAACCTGATGAAGATGATGCATATCAAGTTTTGTCAACGCTGAAGAGAATCACTGCTTTTCACAA TGCTCATGACCTATCAAGATGGGACTTGTTTGGCTGCAACTACAAGCTATTGAAAACTGGCATTGAAAATGGAGACATGCCAGAACAG ATTGTTATTCATGCACTGCAGTGTACTCATTATGTAATCCTTTGGCAGCTAGCAAAAGTTACTGAAAGCAGTTCCACAAAG gaGGATCTTCTACGTCTAAAGAAGCAGATGAGAGTGTTCTGTCAAATCTGTCAACACTACCTGACCAATGTAAATACTGCTGTTAAGGAACAG GCTTTCACAATTCTGTGTGATGTGTTGATGATCTTCAGCCATCAGATTATGACAGGAGGACGTGACATGTTGGAGCCACTTGTTTACACTCCTGATTCTTCCTTGCAATCTGAACTActcagttttattttagatCATGTCTTCATTGATCaggatgatgataataatagtGCGG ATGGACAGCAGGATGATGAAGCCAGCAAAATTGAAGCATTGCACAAAAGAAGAAACCTGCTTGCAGCTTTCTGTAAGCTTATTGTGTATACTGTGGTGGAAATGAACACAGCCGCGGACATTTTCAAGCAATATATGAAG tATTACAATGACTATGGTGATATTATTAAAGAAACAATGAGTAAAACAAGACAGATAGACAAAATCCAGTGTGCTAAAACACTTATTCTTAGTTTGCAGCAG CTCTTCAATGAAATGATTCAAGAAAATGGTTATAATTTTGACAGATCATCACCAACATTCAGTGGCATAAAGGAACTTGCTCGACGTTTTGCTTTAACATTTGGATTGGATCAGTTGAAAACAAGAGAAGCTATTGCTATGTTACACAA GGATGGCATAGAATTTGCTTTTAAGGAGCCTAATCCACAAGGTGAGAGCCACCCACCATTAAATTTGGCATTTCTTGACATTCTCAGTGAGTTCTCCTCGAAACTTCTCAGACAAGACAAAAGAACAGt GTATGTTTACTTGGAGAAGTTCATGACCTTTCAGATGTCTCTACGAAGAGAAGATGTGTGGCTTCCTCTCATGTCCTACCGGAACTCGTTATTAGCCGGTGGGGATGATGACACCATGTCAGTGATTAGTGGAATCAGCAGTCGAGGATCTACAGTAAGAAATAAGAAGACAAAGCCAGCAACAGGCAAGCGGAAAGTACCCGAAG CTGAAGAAAGCAGCAGTAGTGACAGTATGTGGCTGAACAGGGAGCAGTCAATGCACACACCAGTGATGATGCAGACACCTCAGCTCACCTCCACGATAATGAGGGAGCCCAAGAGATTGCGACCCGACGAGAACTACATGGGTGTCTATCCTATGCAGCCCGAGCACCACCAACCGCCGCTCGACTACAA CACGCAAGTAACGTGGATGTTGGCTCAAAGGCAACAGGAAGAAGCCGCGCGACAACAACAGGAGAGGGCAGCGATGAACTACGTCAAGCTGAGAAGCAACTTGCAACACGCCAT tcGACGTGGCACAAGTCTAATGGAAGATGATGAAGAGCCAATTGTTGAAGATGTGATGATGTCATCAGAAGGGCGGATTGAAGATCTTAATGAAGGCATGGATTTTGACACCATGGACATAGACCTA CCACCATCAAAGAACAGGAGAGAACGAACGGAGCTAAAACCAGATTTCTTTGACCCTGCTTCAATCATGGATGAATCG gttCTTGGGGTGTCAATGTTTTAA